CTTCATGGCTTCTGTCAGTTTTACGATCTCTTGTTCTGTAGTCATTTAAATCTCCGCCTTTTCAGGTTCTTTCTTACCTTTTACCCGATTCTGGCGGTCCTTAATGTTACGAGTTCAATTTATATAATTGATATTTTTGGGACATCGGGTCGTGCTTTAATAGAATCGGTCATTAACGGAGAAGTCCTGGTTGCTGAAGAAGTCAGGAATAAAGTAAAGACCTCCCTCAAACGCAAAGTTCCAGAGCTTCTTGAGGCATTGGACGGACGCCTGAGGAAACATCATCGCATGATGCTCGGACTGCATTTCGACCATTTCAGCTATGTGGAAAGTCAACTAGCGACGGTAGAGTCAGAAATTGATCGGTTACTAGAACCCCACTTAACATCGGTTGAGCTACTGGTTACCATCCCGGAATCCAGAAAGATGCAGCGGCGGTCATCTTAGCGGAGATCGGGAATGATATGTCTTGTTTTGGAGGCGATCCACAAATAGCAGCTTGGGCTGGGCTAAGTCCAGGCAATAATGAGAGTGCAGGAAAAAAGAAAAGTTCGAGAATAGCGAAGGGAAATAAAAGTCTGAAGGCAGTACTTTGCCAAGCAGCCTGGGCAGCATGTAAATCCAAGGGCACACGACTTGCCTCTTTCTTTTATCGCATACAGAAACGACGAGGACAGAAAAAGGCAACCATAGCGACAGCCCATCTGATACTTAGAAAGATCTACAAAATGCTCAAAGACAAGGTACCTTACCAAGAAACAGGTTGGGACTATCTGACCTCTTCAACATCTTCCGTGGAGTATTGGATTAAAAAAATTGAGGCTCAGGGATTCAACGTGAAGTTAGAATCCACCGAAGCCTCTTAACATAAAATTTTTTGACTTTCATTTTTAAATGGAGGAGAGTCTTTTTTCGCTTTTTCAGATGTTCATTTTCGTATAAAAAGTCTAAAATGACTTGGGACACCCCCTGAAAATGACCGAACAAGCATCCACTTGTCCGGTCATTATTTTTATGTGTGTGAATGGACTGGATTAAAAATTCTCCAGAACAATCTTTCCTATCGACCTTCCGGTCTCCATTTTTTCATGGGCTAGACGCAGGCTTGCCGCATTAATCGGTTCCAGGCGTTCGGCCAGAGTCGTCTTCAGCTTGCCATTATCGATCAGTTCAGCCAGTTGATTCAGGATATCGTGTTGTTTGATGATATCTTTGGTCTGGAACATGGCACGGGTGAACATGAGCTCCCATACAAACGTGACACTTTTATAAAAGAGCAGATCCATATCCAAGCTTACCGCCTGGGAAGCCTTCGCTATAGGAACGATTGAGCAAATCTTGCCCTGGGGGGCGATAACTTCCGCCATATTCGCAAAATGCTGCACCGTATCATTCAGGCAAAATATATAATCCACGCTCTCAAACCCAATTTCCTTGAGCTGCGCTGCAAAAGGGTTGTTGTGGTTGATTGTGTAATCCGCACCGTGATCTTTGGCCCACTGCACTGACTCCGGACGCGAAGCGGTGCCAATTACAGTTAATCCTGCTAATTTGGCAAGCTGCGTAGCTATTGATCCTACTCCTCCTGCCGCACCGATAATGAGTATGCTTTCGTTTTCCTCTGCGCTATGACTGAGTCCTAAACGATCAAATAAGCCCTCCCAAGCCGTAAGCGAGGTCAGCGGCAGGGCAGCCGCTTGCGCGAAATCCAGGCTCTTCGGCTTGTTTCCCGCAATGCGTTCATCCACCAGGTGAAATTCACTGTTAGCGCCTGGACGAGTGACACTGCCCGCATAAAACACCTCGTCTCCCGGCTTGAACAATTGGCATTCAGGCCCAATCTGCTCCACGATTCCAGATACATCCCACCCCAAAATTTTCGGCGATTCTGCCTCATAGTTATTATTCTTGCGAATATCCAGGTCGGCTGGGTTGACTGAGACTGCTTTGACTTTGACAAGCAGATCGCGGCCTGTGGGCACCGGTTTTTCTATATGCAGATCAACAAGGCTTTCCGGATCGGATAAAGGGAGATACCGATAAGAGCCGACTGCTTTCATTTTTTGGCGATTGCTCATTTCTTCCTTCCTTTCAACATGGTTTATCGTACATACGAATTATATATTGTATACTTACGTTAATTAAGTACGCATATTTTTAGTATATAGTATTAAAAATCATACCATTGGAGGAGACGCTTAATGGGAGATCGAAGAAACAAATACGGGGCTAAGCCAAACATTGAAAGCTGTCCTGTGGAAACAACCCTGGATGTCATCGGCGGCAAATGGAAAGGGATTATTCTCTATCAACTCATTGGCGGAACGAAAAGATTTAATGAATTCCGGCGTCTCAATCCGGGGATTACGCAGTTTATGCTCACCTTGCAGCTTAGGGAGCTTGAGCGGGACGGCATTGTTCACAGAGAAGTGTATAAAGAAGTTCCGCCCAAAGTGGAATACTCGCTCACCGATTTTGGCAGGACGCTCGAGCCGATTATCGTCTCCATGAAAGCATGGGGAGAGTCTTATAAAATCAGACTTAACGAAATTAGAACAGGGCAAGAGGAAGATACCTCTCATTAAACTCGATAACTTCGGATACGCCTTCTTTTATATGGATACAAAGGGTTGTCTTTCCATGCTATACTGAACACATTCATTGGATTTATATGGAAGGTGAACCATGAGGAAAAAGATTCTGCTGATTCAGCCGGAGAACGAGAAAATCAATCGGTTCAGAAGGAAGCAGTTTAACAACTTCGTCCAGATTACGATGCCGTATTTGGCGGGATTCATCGATGAGAGCAAGTATCAGATCACGCTTGTGGATGAGTACCGGCAAAGAATCCCTTTCCGTCAGTCTTTTGATCTGGTAGCCATCACGGTGAATACGCCGAACGCCTACCACTGCTACCAAATTGCAGAGAAGTTCCGGGCAAAAGGGGCTAAGGTGGTCATGGGCGGGCCGCATGTCACGCTGCTTCCGGAGGAGGCTTCCCGGCATTGCGACAGTGTTCTGATCGGCGAAGCAGAGGAGACCTGGCCGGAGTTTTTGGAAGATTTTCATTTAGGAAAGGAACGGGCTGTATACCGGTCGGAGGGCATTCCAGACCTGAAGAACCTCCCTCTGCCGAGATGGGATCTTTTAAAGAGAAACGGACTGATGAAAGGCGCGGTGTTTGCGACACGGGGCTGCCCTTACCGCTGTGCTTACTGCAATCTGAAGCAGATTTACCACGACCGCTTCCGTGTCCGTCCGATTCCGGAAGTTATCCGCGAAATCTCGCTGATGAAATCGAAATTTTTCGTGTTTTGGGATGATAATTTTTTCGCGGATAAGGCCCATGCCATCGAATTGATGGAGAGTCTAAAGCCATTGGGCAAAAAATGGGCGGCGCAGGTGACCCTCGCAGATTGCAATGACGATGAACTGCTGAAGCGGGCAAGGGAAGCGGGCTGTCTGTATCTGTTCGTCGGGCTGGAGTCCTTTTCGCCGTCAGCGCTGCGGGGCGTCAATAAAGGGATCAACCGGGTCCATTCGTACCGTGATATCGTCGGAAAGCTGCATAAGCACAGGATCATGATTCAGGCCGGCATTGTGTTCGGCTTTGACGAGGATACTCCGGCAACCTTCGGGCATACGCTTGAGGCCTGCGAGGAGCTTGGGATCGACGGGGTTACCGTCAGCCTGCTTACGCCGCTCCCCCGGACACCCGTCTATGCCGGGATGAAGGAACAGCGGCGGCTGCTGAATGAAGACTGGAGCATGTACAACGGCAAGACGGACGTCGTGTTCAATCCGCGGAATATGACTTCGGAGCAGCTGTTCGAGGGCTATCTGAATTTCCGCCGCAGGTTCTATTCGCTGCCTTCTTTTATCAGACGGATGAAGGTCTCAAGGACGCATCTCTTCTA
This region of Paenibacillus sp. URB8-2 genomic DNA includes:
- a CDS encoding transposase, translated to MSCFGGDPQIAAWAGLSPGNNESAGKKKSSRIAKGNKSLKAVLCQAAWAACKSKGTRLASFFYRIQKRRGQKKATIATAHLILRKIYKMLKDKVPYQETGWDYLTSSTSSVEYWIKKIEAQGFNVKLESTEAS
- a CDS encoding zinc-binding alcohol dehydrogenase family protein: MSNRQKMKAVGSYRYLPLSDPESLVDLHIEKPVPTGRDLLVKVKAVSVNPADLDIRKNNNYEAESPKILGWDVSGIVEQIGPECQLFKPGDEVFYAGSVTRPGANSEFHLVDERIAGNKPKSLDFAQAAALPLTSLTAWEGLFDRLGLSHSAEENESILIIGAAGGVGSIATQLAKLAGLTVIGTASRPESVQWAKDHGADYTINHNNPFAAQLKEIGFESVDYIFCLNDTVQHFANMAEVIAPQGKICSIVPIAKASQAVSLDMDLLFYKSVTFVWELMFTRAMFQTKDIIKQHDILNQLAELIDNGKLKTTLAERLEPINAASLRLAHEKMETGRSIGKIVLENF
- a CDS encoding winged helix-turn-helix transcriptional regulator; this encodes MGDRRNKYGAKPNIESCPVETTLDVIGGKWKGIILYQLIGGTKRFNEFRRLNPGITQFMLTLQLRELERDGIVHREVYKEVPPKVEYSLTDFGRTLEPIIVSMKAWGESYKIRLNEIRTGQEEDTSH
- a CDS encoding B12-binding domain-containing radical SAM protein, with amino-acid sequence MRKKILLIQPENEKINRFRRKQFNNFVQITMPYLAGFIDESKYQITLVDEYRQRIPFRQSFDLVAITVNTPNAYHCYQIAEKFRAKGAKVVMGGPHVTLLPEEASRHCDSVLIGEAEETWPEFLEDFHLGKERAVYRSEGIPDLKNLPLPRWDLLKRNGLMKGAVFATRGCPYRCAYCNLKQIYHDRFRVRPIPEVIREISLMKSKFFVFWDDNFFADKAHAIELMESLKPLGKKWAAQVTLADCNDDELLKRAREAGCLYLFVGLESFSPSALRGVNKGINRVHSYRDIVGKLHKHRIMIQAGIVFGFDEDTPATFGHTLEACEELGIDGVTVSLLTPLPRTPVYAGMKEQRRLLNEDWSMYNGKTDVVFNPRNMTSEQLFEGYLNFRRRFYSLPSFIRRMKVSRTHLFYNFIMNLGYRLALKR